The following are encoded in a window of Fusarium oxysporum f. sp. lycopersici 4287 chromosome 5, whole genome shotgun sequence genomic DNA:
- a CDS encoding nucleosome assembly protein 1-like 1: MLTTPPSTSTPQNTPATAAPISSHAQQPGVASIKEEDLDRAAAASVFAQNPKLIQMIQGRLGSLVGQSSGYIESLPAPVRRRVAGLKGIQKDHSKLEAEFQEEVLQLEKKYFAKFSPLYEKRSAIINGKTEPTEEEIKAGEEDDEPETEDAAKSEQKSDVPDNVSGIPEFWLSAMKNQISLAEMITDRDEAALKHLTDIRMEYLDKPGFRLIFEFAPNDFFKNTTITKTYYYQNESGYGGDFIYDHAEGDKIEWLPGKDLTVRVESKKQRNKNTKQTRIVKKTVPTESFFNFFSPPKAPTDDDDEDAESDIEERLELDYQLGEDIKEKLIPRAIDWFTGEALAFEEISDDELDGADFDDDDDEDEDDLSEENDDEEESDDDDESGKPKQEAAECKQS; the protein is encoded by the exons ATGCTAACTACCCCACCTTCGACCAGTACGCCTCAGAACACACCCGCAACTGCTGCTCCCATCTCTTCCCACGCTCAACAGCCGGGCGTTGCTAGTATCAAGGAGG AGGATCTGGACCGTGCCGCCGCGGCTTCAGTTTTCGCCCAAAACCCCAAGCTTATCCAGATGATTCAGGGTCGCCTCGGCTCCCTCGTGGGCCAATCTTCGGGCTACATCGAGTCCCTGCCCGCTCCCGTCCGCCGACGTGTCGCTGGTCTCAAGGGCATCCAGAAGGATCACTCCAAGCTCGAGGCTGAGTTCCAAGAAGAGGTTCTCcagctcgagaagaagtACTTCGCCAAGTTCTCCCCTCTCTACGAGAAGCGTTCCGCCATTATCAACGGAAAGACTGAGCCtactgaggaggagatcaaggccggtgaggaggacgatgagCCCGAGACTGAGGATGCTGCCAAGTCTGAGCAGAAGTCCGATGTCCCCGACAACGTTTCCGGTATCCCCGAGTTCTGGCTCTCCGCCATGAAGAACCAGATCTCTCTCGCTGAGATGATCACTGACCGTGATGAGGCTGCCCTCAAGCACCTCACCGACATCCGCATGGAGTACCTTGACAAGCCTGGTTTCCGTCTCATCTTCGAGTTTGCCCCTAACGATTTCTTCAAGAACACCACCATTACCAAGACATACTACTACCAGAACGAGAGTGGCTACGGTGGTGACTTCATCTACGACCACGCTGAGGGTGACAAGATTGAGTGGTTGCCTGGCAAGGACTTGACTGTCCGAGTCGAGAGCAAGAAGCAGCGAAACAAGA ACACAAAGCAGACCCGAATTGTCAAGAAGACCGTTCCTACCGAGtcattcttcaacttcttctcgccaCCCAAGGCTCCcaccgatgacgatgacgaggatgcCGAGTCCGACATCGAGGAGCGCCTCGAGCTCGACTACCAGCTCGGTGAGgacatcaaggagaagctcatcCCCCGCGCCATCGACTGGTTCACCGGTGAGGCTCTGGCTTTCGAGGAGATCTCCgacgatgagcttgatggtgCCGATttcgacgacgatgatgatgaggacgaggatgacctGAGCGAGGAgaacgatgacgaggaggagtCTGACGACGAC GATGAGTCTGGCAAGCCTAAGcaggaggctgctgagtGCAAACAGAGCTGA
- a CDS encoding D-3-phosphoglycerate dehydrogenase 2 (At least one base has a quality score < 10), translated as MTPAPQNIASNLSAAAQRGEVSHSWDKNVATSPLASFQSPPSWSANLPNRGAPKNLKPFNTKDIKILLLENVNVTGQEILKAQGYQVEALKTSLPEDQLIEKIRDVQVIGIRSKTKLTEKVLRQAENLLVIGCFCIGTNQVDLEFAAKNGIAVFNSPFANSRSVAELVIAEIIVLARQLGDRSNEMHRGTWNKVSSKCWEIRGKTLGIVGYGHIGSQLSVLAEAMGMNVIYYDVITLMALGTANQVPTLEKLLGEADFVTLHVPDLPETRNMISTPQFEQMKTGAYLINASRGSVVDIPALIKASRAGKVAGAALDVFPAEPAANGDYFTNDLNAWGEDLRSLRNLILTPHIGGSTEEAQRAIGIEVSEALVRYINQGITLGSVNIPEVQLRSLTSDEPDTARVIFIHRNVPGVLRKVNEILGDHNVDKQISDSRGDNAYLMADISSIKYEQIKDIYDSLEALSARIMTRILY; from the exons ATGACGCCTGCTCCCCAAAACATCGCCAGCAACctctctgctgctgcccaGCGCGGCGAGGTCTCTCACAGCTGGGATAAGAACGTGGCCACCTCGCCGCTTGCTTCTTTCCAGTCTCCTCCCAGCTGGAGCGCCAACCTCCCTAACCGTGGCGCGCCCAAGAACTTGAAGcctttcaacaccaaggatATCAAGATTCTACTTCTCGAGAACGTCAATGTCACCGGCCAGGAGATCCTGAAGGCCCAGGGCTACCAGGTCGAGGCCCTCAAGACCTCTCTTCCTGAGGACCAGCTCATTGAGAAGATTCG TGACGTCCAAGTCATCGGTATTCGCTCCAAGACAAAGCTCACCGAGAAGGTCCTCCGACAGGCCGAGaacctcctcgtcatcggctGCTTCTGTATCGGTACCAACCAGGTCGACCTTGAGTTCGCTGCCAAGAATGGTATTGCCGTCTTCAACTCCCCCTTCGCCAACTCACGCAGTGTCGCTGAGCTGGTCATCGCCGAGATCATCGTTCTTGCCCGTCAGCTTGGCGATCGATCCAACGAGATGCACCGAGGCACCTGGAACAAGGTCAGCTCCAAGTGCTGGGAGATTCGAGGCAAGACTCTGGGTATCGTTGGCTACGGTCACATTGGTTCTCAGCTGTCCGTCCTCGCTGAGGCTATGGGTATGAACGTCATCTACTACGATGTTATTACCCTGATGGCTCTGGGAACTGCCAACCAGGTTCCTACacttgagaagctcttggGTGAGGCTGACTTTGTCACCCTCCACGTCCCTGATCTCCCCGAGACACGCAACATGATCTCTACTCCCCAGTTCGAGCAGATGAAGACTGGTGCCTACCTGATCAACGCCAGCCGTGGTAGCGTTGTCGATATTCCCGCTCTCATCAAGGCTAGCCGTGCTGGCAAggttgctggtgctgctctTGATGTCTTCCCCGCTGAGCCCGCTGCCAACGGTGACTACTTCACCAACGACCTCAACGCCTGGGGCGAGGATCTCCGAAGCTTGAGGAACCTTATCCTGACACCTCACATCGGTGGTAGCACTGAGGAGGCTCAGCGTGCCATTGGTATCGAGG TCAGCGAGGCTCTGGTTCGCTACATCAACCAGGGTATCACTCTGGGCAGTGTCAACATCCCCGAGGTCCAGCTCCGTTCGCTGACTTCCGACGAGCCCGATACCGCTCGT GTCATCTTCATTCACCGAAACGTTCCTGGTGTGCTCCGAAAGGTCAACGAGATTCTCGGCGACCACAACGTCGACAAGCAGATTTCCGACAGCAGAGGCGACAACGCCTACCTCATGGCCGATATTAGCAGTATCAAATatgagcagatcaaggacaTCTATGACAGTCTTGAGGCTCTCAGCG CTCGCATCATGACCCGTATCCTGTACTAA
- a CDS encoding ATPase, producing MKFCTPFMSFRSPVLSCGPWTATLGNSPSTDFLMSVGSIAATLIETRATMKRLREISRFECDVRVLRNGFWRFISSSELVPGDVYELSDPSLTQFPSDSLLLTGDCIVNESMLTGESVPVSKLPATDETLRTMDLGASSVTPETARHFLFCGTKIIRARRPQEDQGDDAVALALVVRTGFNTTKGALVRSMLFPKPSGFKFYRDSFRYISVMAIVAAIGFLASLVNFIRLGIAWHLIIVRALDLITIVVPPALPATLTIGTNFALSRLKKKQIFCISPQRVNVGGKIDIMCFDKTGTLTEEGLDVLGIRVVDRDSKKFSEIVTEPQMLLAEATRQNAQDTYRAALHTMATCHSLRSVDDELVGDPLDLKMFEFTRWAYEEGKQSASEEDEEQGGLAPSIARPPNGNIELGVQKSFEFVSNLRRASVIVRQFGQKSGDIFVKGAPEAMKEICRPESFPDDYDELLSWYTHKGYRVIGVASRHLKKLSWVKAQKMTRTEVEIDLDFVGFIVFENKLKPTTAAVLEELLASNIGAVMVTGDNILTAISVARECGLMDRKAHCFVPRFIEGDFRDAEAKIQWESIDNNLFHLNEKTLLPLPPPPEADASLPFDITSLRNYTLAVSGDVFRWMVDFASPQALQRMLINGKVFARMSPDEKHELVEKLQSIDYTCGFCGDGANDCGALKAADVGISLSEAEASVAAPFTSRVFDIRCVLEVIKEGRAALVTSFSCFKYMSLYSAIQFTSVTFLYARASNLGDFQFLFIDLALILPIAIFMGWAGPAPRLCRKRPTADLVSRKVLTPLLGFMLICIFFQAVTYITVKEQPWYIPPVVHKDEPSIENSQNTALFLFSCFEYILSGVILNAGRPFRQRTTQNWPFAITISIALLITVYMILTPAQWVIDLMQLTHMSWDYELFLIGLGAAYFIVAWAFEHFLALRLARLIGSVKQSVTGKAKKRKEYKVIAEASRI from the exons ATGAAGTTTTGCACCCCTTTTATGTCTTTCAGATCGCCAGTCTTATCCTGTGGTCCATGGACAGCTACTTTAGGCAATTCTCCAAGTACAGACTTCCTCATGTCGGTTGGTAGTATTGCTGCTACCCTCATTGAGACCCGAGCTACCATGAAGCGTCTCCGTGAGATTTCGCGATTCGAATGCGACGTGCGAGTTCTCCGAAACGGGTTCTGGCGATTCATCAGTTCAAGCGAACTGGTACCCGGAGATGTCTACGAATTGAGCGATCCCAGTTTGACACAGTTTCCCAGTGACAGTCTTTTGCTCACTGGTGACTGTATCGTCAACGAAAGCATGTTGACTGGCGAATCTGTTCCCGTCTCAAAATTACCAGCCACCGACGAGACTTTGCGCACAATGGATCTGGGAGCGTCGTCAGTTACCCCTGAGACGGCCAGACACTTCCTCTTTTGTGGTACCAAGATCATCCGCGCCAGAAGGCCTCAGGAAGACCAAGGGGACGACGCCGTTGCGCTCGCCCTCGTTGTCCGGACTGGTTTCAACACTACAAAGGGTGCCCTGGTACGATCAATGTTGTTCCCTAAGCCCTCAGGTTTCAAGTTCTACCGCGATTCATTCCGGTACATCAGTGTCATGGCTATCGTTGCTGCTATCGGATTCCTGGCTTCATTGGTCAACTTTATCAGACTTGGAATTGCATGGCATCTCATTATTGTGCGAGCGCTCgatctcatcaccattgtTGTACCTCCTGCCCTGCCTGCGACTTTGACTATTGGTACCAACTTTGCTCTCAGCcgactgaagaagaagcaaattTTCTGTATCAGTCCTCAACGAGTGAATGTTGGTGGAAAAATCGATATCATGTGTTTTGACAAGACAGGAACTTTGACGGAAGAAGGATTAGATGTTCTGGGAATTCGAGTCGTTGATCGCGACTCAAAGAAATTCAGTGAGATTGTGACCGAGCCTCAGATGCTCCTGGCTGAAGCCACACGACAGAACGCTCAGGATACTTACCGCGCCGCATTGCACACTATGGCCACCTGTCACTCTCTACGGtccgttgatgatgagcttgtcgGAGATCCACTGGATCTCAAGATGTTTGAGTTCACACGCTGGGCATACGAAGAAGGAAAGCAGAGCGCTtctgaggaagatgaagagcaGGGTGGACTGGCGCCCTCTATTGCACGACCCCCTAAC GGCAACATCGAGCTTGGAGTACAGAAGTCTTTTGAATTCGTTTCTAATCTACGACGCGCCAGTGTCATTGTTCGACAATTCGGCCAGAAGAGTGGTGATATCTTTGTGAAGGGAGCCCCTGAGGCAATGAAGGAGATCTGTCGCCCTGAAAGCT TCCCTGATGATTACGACGAGCTTCTGTCTTGGTATACTCACAAAGGTTACCGTGTTATTGGTGTCGCCAGCCGccatctcaagaagcttagCTGGGTCAAGGCTCAGAAGATGACTCGAACTGAAGTAGAGATTGATCTCGACTTCGTTGGTTTCATTGTTTTTGAGAACAAGCTTAAGCCCACGACTGCTGCAGTTCTCGAGGAGCTTCTGGCGTCCAACATTGGCGCAGTCATGGTGACTGGTGACAACATCTTGACAGCCATTAGCGTGGCCCGAGAGTGCGGTCTCATGGATCGAAAGGCTCATTGCTTCGTGCCGCGCTTCATTGAGG GTGATTTCCGTGATGCGGAAGCCAAGATTCAATGGGAGAGTATTGACAACAACCTGTTCCACTTGAATGAAAAGACCTTGCTT CCCCTACCCCCTCCTCCAGAGGCAGATGCTTCACTGCCTTTTGATATCACCAGCCTTCGTAACTATACTTTGGCTGTCAGTGGTGATGTGTTCCGATGGATGGTTGACTTTGCATCGCCACAAGCACTTCAACGG ATGCTCATCAATGGTAAAGTATTTGCCAGAATGTCCCCTGATGAGAAGCATGAGTTGGTCGAGAAGCTGCAGAGCATTGATTACACATGTGGCTTCTGTGGTGACGGGGCAAACGACTGCGGTGCTTTGAAGGCCGCAGATGTTGGCATCTCTTTATCTGAGGCAGAAGCTTCCGTGGCAGCTCCTTTCACTTCTCGTGTGTTTGACATCCGCTGTGTCTTGGAAGTTATTAA GGAGGGTCGAGCCGCTCTGGTTACAAGCTTCAGTTGCTTCAAGTACATGAGTTTGTACTCAGCAATTCAGTTCACATCAGTCACATTTCTTTATGCCAGGGCTTCCAATTTGGGAGACTTTCAGttcctcttcatcgaccTTGCTCTTATTCTTCCGATCGCTATCTTCATGGGATGGGCAGGACCTGCTCCAAGACTTTGCCGGAAGCGACCTACTGCGGACTTGGTCTCACGAAAGGTGCTCACGCCTTTGTTGGGATTCATGCTTatctgcatcttcttccaggctGTGACGTATATCACTGTCAAGGAGCAGCCCTGGTATATCCCTCCTGTGGTGCACAAGGATGAGCCGAGCATTGAGAACTCGCAAAACACGGCACTCTTCCTATTCTCTTGCTTTGAGTATATCCTTTCAGGAGTTATTCTCAATGCAGGACGCCCGTTCCGACAGCGGACCACACAAAACT GGCCATTTGCTATAACTATCTCTATCGCCCTCTTGATAACCGTCTACATGATCCTGACTCCTGCTCAATGGGTCATTGACCTGATGCAGTTGACGCACATGAGCTGGGACTATGAACTGTTCCTGATTGGATTGGGTGCTGCGTACTTTATCGTGGCCTGGGCTTTTGAGCACTTCCTTGCCTTGAGACTGGCTCGATTGATAGGCTCAGTCAAGCAGTCAGTGACCggaaaggccaagaagcgcAAAGAGTATAAGGTGATTGCTGAAGCATCGCGGATTTAA
- a CDS encoding nucleosome assembly protein 1-like 1: protein MAEPIRGKRAQDAVAPTPQNTPATAAPISSHAQQPGVASIKEEDLDRAAAASVFAQNPKLIQMIQGRLGSLVGQSSGYIESLPAPVRRRVAGLKGIQKDHSKLEAEFQEEVLQLEKKYFAKFSPLYEKRSAIINGKTEPTEEEIKAGEEDDEPETEDAAKSEQKSDVPDNVSGIPEFWLSAMKNQISLAEMITDRDEAALKHLTDIRMEYLDKPGFRLIFEFAPNDFFKNTTITKTYYYQNESGYGGDFIYDHAEGDKIEWLPGKDLTVRVESKKQRNKNTKQTRIVKKTVPTESFFNFFSPPKAPTDDDDEDAESDIEERLELDYQLGEDIKEKLIPRAIDWFTGEALAFEEISDDELDGADFDDDDDEDEDDLSEENDDEEESDDDDESGKPKQEAAECKQS from the exons ATGGCCGAGCCCATTCGTGGAAAGCGTGCTCAGGACGCCGTGGCTCC TACGCCTCAGAACACACCCGCAACTGCTGCTCCCATCTCTTCCCACGCTCAACAGCCGGGCGTTGCTAGTATCAAGGAGG AGGATCTGGACCGTGCCGCCGCGGCTTCAGTTTTCGCCCAAAACCCCAAGCTTATCCAGATGATTCAGGGTCGCCTCGGCTCCCTCGTGGGCCAATCTTCGGGCTACATCGAGTCCCTGCCCGCTCCCGTCCGCCGACGTGTCGCTGGTCTCAAGGGCATCCAGAAGGATCACTCCAAGCTCGAGGCTGAGTTCCAAGAAGAGGTTCTCcagctcgagaagaagtACTTCGCCAAGTTCTCCCCTCTCTACGAGAAGCGTTCCGCCATTATCAACGGAAAGACTGAGCCtactgaggaggagatcaaggccggtgaggaggacgatgagCCCGAGACTGAGGATGCTGCCAAGTCTGAGCAGAAGTCCGATGTCCCCGACAACGTTTCCGGTATCCCCGAGTTCTGGCTCTCCGCCATGAAGAACCAGATCTCTCTCGCTGAGATGATCACTGACCGTGATGAGGCTGCCCTCAAGCACCTCACCGACATCCGCATGGAGTACCTTGACAAGCCTGGTTTCCGTCTCATCTTCGAGTTTGCCCCTAACGATTTCTTCAAGAACACCACCATTACCAAGACATACTACTACCAGAACGAGAGTGGCTACGGTGGTGACTTCATCTACGACCACGCTGAGGGTGACAAGATTGAGTGGTTGCCTGGCAAGGACTTGACTGTCCGAGTCGAGAGCAAGAAGCAGCGAAACAAGA ACACAAAGCAGACCCGAATTGTCAAGAAGACCGTTCCTACCGAGtcattcttcaacttcttctcgccaCCCAAGGCTCCcaccgatgacgatgacgaggatgcCGAGTCCGACATCGAGGAGCGCCTCGAGCTCGACTACCAGCTCGGTGAGgacatcaaggagaagctcatcCCCCGCGCCATCGACTGGTTCACCGGTGAGGCTCTGGCTTTCGAGGAGATCTCCgacgatgagcttgatggtgCCGATttcgacgacgatgatgatgaggacgaggatgacctGAGCGAGGAgaacgatgacgaggaggagtCTGACGACGAC GATGAGTCTGGCAAGCCTAAGcaggaggctgctgagtGCAAACAGAGCTGA
- a CDS encoding D-3-phosphoglycerate dehydrogenase 2, translating into MTPAPQNIASNLSAAAQRGEVSHSWDKNVATSPLASFQSPPSWSANLPNRGAPKNLKPFNTKDIKILLLENVNVTGQEILKAQGYQVEALKTSLPEDQLIEKIRDVQVIGIRSKTKLTEKVLRQAENLLVIGCFCIGTNQVDLEFAAKNGIAVFNSPFANSRSVAELVIAEIIVLARQLGDRSNEMHRGTWNKVSSKCWEIRGKTLGIVGYGHIGSQLSVLAEAMGMNVIYYDVITLMALGTANQVPTLEKLLGEADFVTLHVPDLPETRNMISTPQFEQMKTGAYLINASRGSVVDIPALIKASRAGKVAGAALDVFPAEPAANGDYFTNDLNAWGEDLRSLRNLILTPHIGGSTEEAQRAIGIEVSEALVRYINQGITLGSVNIPEVQLRSLTSDEPDTARVSLCRNPNLTCSILTQNHRSSSFTETFLVCSERSTRFSATTTSTSRFPTAEATTPTSWPILAVSNMSRSRTSMTVLRLSALAS; encoded by the exons ATGACGCCTGCTCCCCAAAACATCGCCAGCAACctctctgctgctgcccaGCGCGGCGAGGTCTCTCACAGCTGGGATAAGAACGTGGCCACCTCGCCGCTTGCTTCTTTCCAGTCTCCTCCCAGCTGGAGCGCCAACCTCCCTAACCGTGGCGCGCCCAAGAACTTGAAGcctttcaacaccaaggatATCAAGATTCTACTTCTCGAGAACGTCAATGTCACCGGCCAGGAGATCCTGAAGGCCCAGGGCTACCAGGTCGAGGCCCTCAAGACCTCTCTTCCTGAGGACCAGCTCATTGAGAAGATTCG TGACGTCCAAGTCATCGGTATTCGCTCCAAGACAAAGCTCACCGAGAAGGTCCTCCGACAGGCCGAGaacctcctcgtcatcggctGCTTCTGTATCGGTACCAACCAGGTCGACCTTGAGTTCGCTGCCAAGAATGGTATTGCCGTCTTCAACTCCCCCTTCGCCAACTCACGCAGTGTCGCTGAGCTGGTCATCGCCGAGATCATCGTTCTTGCCCGTCAGCTTGGCGATCGATCCAACGAGATGCACCGAGGCACCTGGAACAAGGTCAGCTCCAAGTGCTGGGAGATTCGAGGCAAGACTCTGGGTATCGTTGGCTACGGTCACATTGGTTCTCAGCTGTCCGTCCTCGCTGAGGCTATGGGTATGAACGTCATCTACTACGATGTTATTACCCTGATGGCTCTGGGAACTGCCAACCAGGTTCCTACacttgagaagctcttggGTGAGGCTGACTTTGTCACCCTCCACGTCCCTGATCTCCCCGAGACACGCAACATGATCTCTACTCCCCAGTTCGAGCAGATGAAGACTGGTGCCTACCTGATCAACGCCAGCCGTGGTAGCGTTGTCGATATTCCCGCTCTCATCAAGGCTAGCCGTGCTGGCAAggttgctggtgctgctctTGATGTCTTCCCCGCTGAGCCCGCTGCCAACGGTGACTACTTCACCAACGACCTCAACGCCTGGGGCGAGGATCTCCGAAGCTTGAGGAACCTTATCCTGACACCTCACATCGGTGGTAGCACTGAGGAGGCTCAGCGTGCCATTGGTATCGAGG TCAGCGAGGCTCTGGTTCGCTACATCAACCAGGGTATCACTCTGGGCAGTGTCAACATCCCCGAGGTCCAGCTCCGTTCGCTGACTTCCGACGAGCCCGATACCGCTCGTGTAAGTCTATGCCGAAACCCGAATTTGACATGCTCAATATTAACCCAAAATCATAGGTCATCTTCATTCACCGAAACGTTCCTGGTGTGCTCCGAAAGGTCAACGAGATTCTCGGCGACCACAACGTCGACAAGCAGATTTCCGACAGCAGAGGCGACAACGCCTACCTCATGGCCGATATTAGCAGTATCAAATatgagcagatcaaggacaTCTATGACAGTCTTGAGGCTCTCAGCG CTCGCATCATGA
- a CDS encoding D-3-phosphoglycerate dehydrogenase 2, with protein MTPAPQNIASNLSAAAQRGEVSHSWDKNVATSPLASFQSPPSWSANLPNRGAPKNLKPFNTKDIKILLLENVNVTGQEILKAQGYQVEALKTSLPEDQLIEKIRDVQVIGIRSKTKLTEKVLRQAENLLVIGCFCIGTNQVDLEFAAKNGIAVFNSPFANSRSVAELVIAEIIVLARQLGDRSNEMHRGTWNKVSSKCWEIRGKTLGIVGYGHIGSQLSVLAEAMGMNVIYYDVITLMALGTANQVPTLEKLLGEADFVTLHVPDLPETRNMISTPQFEQMKTGAYLINASRGSVVDIPALIKASRAGKVAGAALDVFPAEPAANGDYFTNDLNAWGEDLRSLRNLILTPHIGGSTEEAQRAIGIEVSEALVRYINQGITLGSVNIPEVQLRSLTSDEPDTARVIFIHRNVPGVLRKVNEILGDHNVDKQISDSRGDNAYLMADISSIKYEQIKDIYDSLEALSGKLSQVRQAQCHKLTVRAQLAS; from the exons ATGACGCCTGCTCCCCAAAACATCGCCAGCAACctctctgctgctgcccaGCGCGGCGAGGTCTCTCACAGCTGGGATAAGAACGTGGCCACCTCGCCGCTTGCTTCTTTCCAGTCTCCTCCCAGCTGGAGCGCCAACCTCCCTAACCGTGGCGCGCCCAAGAACTTGAAGcctttcaacaccaaggatATCAAGATTCTACTTCTCGAGAACGTCAATGTCACCGGCCAGGAGATCCTGAAGGCCCAGGGCTACCAGGTCGAGGCCCTCAAGACCTCTCTTCCTGAGGACCAGCTCATTGAGAAGATTCG TGACGTCCAAGTCATCGGTATTCGCTCCAAGACAAAGCTCACCGAGAAGGTCCTCCGACAGGCCGAGaacctcctcgtcatcggctGCTTCTGTATCGGTACCAACCAGGTCGACCTTGAGTTCGCTGCCAAGAATGGTATTGCCGTCTTCAACTCCCCCTTCGCCAACTCACGCAGTGTCGCTGAGCTGGTCATCGCCGAGATCATCGTTCTTGCCCGTCAGCTTGGCGATCGATCCAACGAGATGCACCGAGGCACCTGGAACAAGGTCAGCTCCAAGTGCTGGGAGATTCGAGGCAAGACTCTGGGTATCGTTGGCTACGGTCACATTGGTTCTCAGCTGTCCGTCCTCGCTGAGGCTATGGGTATGAACGTCATCTACTACGATGTTATTACCCTGATGGCTCTGGGAACTGCCAACCAGGTTCCTACacttgagaagctcttggGTGAGGCTGACTTTGTCACCCTCCACGTCCCTGATCTCCCCGAGACACGCAACATGATCTCTACTCCCCAGTTCGAGCAGATGAAGACTGGTGCCTACCTGATCAACGCCAGCCGTGGTAGCGTTGTCGATATTCCCGCTCTCATCAAGGCTAGCCGTGCTGGCAAggttgctggtgctgctctTGATGTCTTCCCCGCTGAGCCCGCTGCCAACGGTGACTACTTCACCAACGACCTCAACGCCTGGGGCGAGGATCTCCGAAGCTTGAGGAACCTTATCCTGACACCTCACATCGGTGGTAGCACTGAGGAGGCTCAGCGTGCCATTGGTATCGAGG TCAGCGAGGCTCTGGTTCGCTACATCAACCAGGGTATCACTCTGGGCAGTGTCAACATCCCCGAGGTCCAGCTCCGTTCGCTGACTTCCGACGAGCCCGATACCGCTCGT GTCATCTTCATTCACCGAAACGTTCCTGGTGTGCTCCGAAAGGTCAACGAGATTCTCGGCGACCACAACGTCGACAAGCAGATTTCCGACAGCAGAGGCGACAACGCCTACCTCATGGCCGATATTAGCAGTATCAAATatgagcagatcaaggacaTCTATGACAGTCTTGAGGCTCTCAGCGGTAAGTTGAGTCAAGTGAGACAAGCTCAATGCCATAAACTGACAGTTCGCGCACAGCTCGCATCATGA